One Malus sylvestris chromosome 14, drMalSylv7.2, whole genome shotgun sequence DNA segment encodes these proteins:
- the LOC126599182 gene encoding uncharacterized protein LOC126599182: MEDSGAILCQISTYKDMLDQVNEEIEANIQITREIESEIVKCSEIESALSAKESDLTKTLYLSHFELTGLLTVAKDLRNSVEVLEKELHCLRANRDETLRRIHDQRERFIALCLEFQKDIENGNDNELQALMSEKEFLENEIRLLEEKNNGLKNSMLAFVEGILEDLNSCNSALQVGIRRGNQENEKLLKDIDNMTTSLLSSFNYCD, from the exons ATGGAGGATTCCGGTGCGATCCTCTGCCAAATCTCAACCTACAAGGACATGCTCGACCAG GTGAACGAAGAAATCGAAGCGAATATTCAGATAACGCGGGAGATCGAGTCGGAGATCGTCAAATGCTCCGAAATCGAAAGCGCTCTGTCCGCTAAAGAATCCGACCTCACCAAGACGCTCTACCTTTCGCACTTTGAGCTCACCGGACTACTCACCGTCGCCA AGGATTTGAGGAACTCGGTTGAGGTTTTGGAGAAGGAATTGCATTGTCTAAGAGCAAATCGCGATGAGACTCTTCGCAGAATCCATGACCAGCG GGAAAGGTTTATCGCATTGTGCTTAGAGTTCCAGAAGGACATCGAGAATGGTAACGATAACGAATTACAAGCTCTTATGTCGGAAAAAGAGTTCCTCGAAAATGAAATTCGCTTATTGGAAGAGAAGAACAATGGTCTGAAGAACTCAATGCTGGCATTTGTTGAAGGAATTCTCGAAGATCTTAATAGTTGCAACTCCG CTTTACAAGTTGGGATACGGAGGGGGAACCAGGAGAACGAGAAGCTGCTGAAGGATATCGATAATATGACAACTTCATTGCTTTCGAGTTTCAACTACTGCGATTGA